A single window of Aphidius gifuensis isolate YNYX2018 linkage group LG1, ASM1490517v1, whole genome shotgun sequence DNA harbors:
- the LOC122847551 gene encoding N-alpha-acetyltransferase 20-like, which produces MSIIRPLTCDDLFKFNNVNLDPLTETYGLPFYMLYLARWPEYVQLAESPSGEIMGYIMGKAEGRDENWHGHVTALTVSPDYRRLGLAARLMKYLEDISEKKEAYFVDLFVRVSNKVAIQMYQELGYIVYRTVLEYYSGNPDEDAYDMRKALSRDVHRQSVIPLPYPVRPEDVE; this is translated from the exons ATGTCTATAATCAGGCCATTGACAtgtgatgatttatttaaattcaacaatgt gaaTTTAGATCCATTGACTGAGACT tatGGACTTCCATTTTACATGCTTTATTTAGCACGTTGGCCAGAATATGTTCAACTTGCTGAATCACCAAGTGGTGAAATAATGGGCTACA tAATGGGAAAAGCTGAAGGTCGTGACGAAAATTGGCATGGTCATGTAACAGCCCTTACAGTATCACCAGATTACAGAAGACTTGGTCTTGCTGCAAGATTAATGAAATACCTTGAAGATATTTCTGAAAA aaAAGAAgcatattttgttgatttatttgtacGTGTTAGTAATAAAGTTGCTATTCAAATGTATCAAGAATTAGGATATATTGTTTATCGAACTGTGCTTGAGTATTACTCTGGAAATCCTGATGAAGATGCAtatg ATATGAGAAAAGCATTGTCAAGAGATGTTCATCGACAATCAGTTATACCCTTGCCTTATCCTGTTCGTCCTGAAGATGTTGAATGA
- the LOC122847921 gene encoding probable ATP-dependent RNA helicase DDX47, which yields MNKNEENSDNPVIENNDNTIAPWKSLGIEESLCQACEKLNWKTPTPIQIQAIPQVLEGRDVIGIAETGSGKTGAFMIPIIQALLKKPEHFFALILTPTRELAFQIRGEFEAYTSFLDHKINSVTLVGGSSLVEDSLIFASKQTKPHVIIATPGRLVDHLENTNGFNLNTLKFLVMDEADKILNMDFEIEVDKIIHAIPRERRNLLFSATMTKQVQKLQRAALKNPIKVEVSTTYKTVDNLDQSYLLIPSVLKEVYLVHILNELADNSFIVFCATCTSTIQLTTILKNLGIKAIPLNGKMSQDKRSAALDKYKSKKRLILIATDVASLGLDIPHVGVVINYDIPTNSKSYVHRVGRTARAGRSGRAITFVTQFDVELYRKIEDAICKKLPQYETEEKEVMKLQERVGEARRSANMELNKFKNKYGKRKKSKNDDDDDDDDDDDDTEQSSGIRKRIGKKFNHDSKKHKFIHR from the exons atgaataaaaacgaAGAAAATTCTGATAATCCTGTAATTGAAAACAATGACAATACAATTGCACCATGGAAAAGTCTC GGAATAGAGGAGTCACTTTGTCAAGcatgtgaaaaattaaattggaaAACACCAACACCAATCCAGATTCAAGCAATTCCTCAAGTTTTAGAGGGTCGAGATGTAATTGGTATTGCTGAAACTGGATCTGGTAAAACAGGTGCTTTTATGATACCAATAATTCAAGCACTCTTAAAAAAACCAGaacatttttttgctttaattttaacaCCAACCAGAGAACTTGCATTTCAAATACGTGGAGAATTTGAAGCAtaca cttcTTTTCTTGATCATAAGATAAATAGTGTAACTCTTGTTGGAGGATCTAGCCTTGTTGAAGATTCTCTTATTTTTGCAAGTAAACAAACAAAACCTCATGTAATAATAGCAACACCAGGTCGTCTTGTTGATCatcttgaaaatacaaatggcTTTAATCTtaatacattaaaatttttggtaATGGATGaagctgataaaatattaaatatggattttgaaattgaagttgataaaattatacatgCTATACCACGTGAACGTCgtaatcttttattttctgcAACAATGACTAAACAAGTACAAAAACTTCAACGTGCAGCATTAAAAAATCCAATTAAAGTTGAAGTATCAACGACATATAAAACAGTTGATAATCTTgatcaatcatatttattGATTCCATCAGTTTTAAAAGAAGTTTATCTTGTTCATATTCTCAATGAATTAGCTGACAAtagttttatagttttttgtgCAACATGTACTAGTACTAttcaattaacaacaatattaaaaaatttaggaaTAAAAGCTATACCACTTAATGGAAAAATGTCACAAGATAAAAGATCAGCTGCATTAGATAAATACAAATCTAAAAAACGTTTAATATTAATAGCAACTGATGTTGCTAGTTTAGGATTAGACATACCACATGTTggtgttgttattaattatgatataCCAACAAATAGCAAATCTTACGTTCACAGAGTTGGTAGAACAGCACGTGCTGGTAGATCTGGACGTGCAATAACATTTGTAACTCAATTTGACGTTGAGCTATATCGAAAAATAGAAGATGCAATCTGTAAAAAACTTCCTCAATATGAaactgaagaaaaagaagTCATGAAACTTCAAGAACGAGTAGGTGAAGCACGACGATCTGCTAATAtggaattaaataaattcaaaaacaaatatggcaaaagaaaaaaatcaaaaaatgatgatgatgatgatgatgatgatgatgatgatgacactGAACAATCATCTGGTATTAGAAAAcgtattggaaaaaaatttaatcatgatagtaaaaaac ataaatttattcatcgtTAA
- the LOC122847554 gene encoding 60S ribosomal protein L30-like, with protein sequence MVAPKKQKKAMESINSKLALVMKSGKYVLGYKQTLKSLRQGKAKLVITNNTPPLRKSEIEYYALLAKTGVHFYTGNNIELGTACGKYFRCCTLSITDPGNSDIIKSMPTAEQA encoded by the exons atggtTGCTCCAAAGAAAcag aaaaaggCTATGGAGAGCATCAACTCTAAACTTGCTTTGGTCATGAAATCAGGCAAATACGTATTGGGATACAAGCAAACGTTGAAATCTCTTCGTCAAGGAAAAGCCAAGCTTGTCATCACCAACAATACACCCCCACTGAG aaAATCAGAGATTGAATACTACGCTTTGTTGGCCAAAACTGGAGTTCATTTTTACACTGGTAACAATATTGAATTGGGTACAGCTTGTGGTAAATACTTCCGTTGTTGCACACTCTCAATCACAGATCCTGGTAACTCAGACATCATCAAGTCAATGCCAACTGCTGAACaagcataa